In Salmo salar chromosome ssa03, Ssal_v3.1, whole genome shotgun sequence, a single genomic region encodes these proteins:
- the LOC106599149 gene encoding piggyBac transposable element-derived protein 4 isoform X2: MGQQLQRLEGGMTPLPKRQSLHSPEEEDEDSWTEPSETVDGNDSLSNGTDSSQPRVRGSFPLSTEASESSGEDEDTFSFETEAIETRASNKRKTISSPKGTQKKRRKKARPPSSPLWLSSPAKSRRNAHAATPLIIGSERRWKTEDEPDQEPKLFPFEPARTPGPQLDTSKNYTVLELFQLFFSNDVVDTLCSNTNKNAKRRHEQGFKPVSVEEMYNYLSIVIYMGLLNVHTVSDYWVPNRLYGIPFCRTVMTMTRFRAITYSLHMSDPAEDEENDKKKGTAGYDRLMRIKPLKDQILAACRAFYHPFQNLSIDERMVRSKARHSLKQYIKSKPYRYGFKLYVLADSRNGYTCDFNVFMSKNPSVSGKGESYDAVMDLLNIPHLGTGYHIYVDNYFTSATLFRDLYKNKLGACGTIRENRVGLAGVQENSMPPRAKRGTIRWLRDGELLFTKWMDARPVIMCTTIHKAFAKEQVQRRKRLEDGTWTTEPVPAPAPIKSYNKYMGGVDLSDSLIKCYSVAQKTMKWYKTFFYHFVDVAVVNSWLMHKDMAVTKNTKPMAQKQFREKLCSQLADIALKGDVQEERGEEQKEQPSEQRVERQGEKHGEKQDEKQGEEEEEVEVGLLCCPVPTKDPITVALCNKASEGRRQCHLCKHKTIWQCESCKVALCIIPDRNCFRIWHVKKDNDEQDSS, encoded by the exons ATGGGGCAGCAGTTAcagagactagagggagggatGACTCCCCTCCCAAAGCGacagtctcttcacagtccaga AGAGGAAGATGAAGACAGTTGGACAGAACCTTCAGAGACTGTAGATGGGAATGATTCCCTGTCCAATGGGACAGACTCTTCACAGCCCAGAGTAAGaggttccttccctctctccactgagGCTTCAGAGTCCAGTGGGGAGGATGAAGACACATTTTCCTTTGAGACAGAAGCCATAGAGACCAGAGCTTCAAACAAGAGAAAAACCATCTCCAGCCCTAAAGGAACACAGAAAAAGAGGAGAAAGAAGGCCAGgcctccatcctctccccttTGGTTATCCAGCCCTGCCAAATCCAGAAGGAACGCTCATGCAGCCACACCTCTTATCATTGGGTCAGAGAGGAGGTGGAAGACTGAGGATGAACCAGACCAAGAGCCTAAACTGTTCCCCTTTGAACCAGCTAGGACTCCAGGACCCCAGCTGGACACTTCAAAGAACTACACTGTTCTAGAGCTCTTCCAGCTCTTCTTCAGTAATGACGTTGTTGATACTCTCTGCTCAAACACCAACAAGAATGCCAAGAGAAGACATGAACAGGGATTTAAACCTGTATCTGTGGAGGAAATGTACAACTACCTCAGCATTGTAATCTATATGGGTCTGCTGAATGTGCACACTGTATCAGACTACTGGGTCCCGAACAGGTTGTATGGTATTCCTTTTTGCCGTACAGTCATGACTATGACAAGATTTCGGGCGATCACCTATTCACTGCACATGAGTGACCCAGCAGAAGATGAGGAAAACGACAAGAAGAAGGGGACTGCGGGGTATGATCGGCTCATGAGAATCAAACCTCTCAAAGACCAGATATTGGCGGCATGCAGAGCCTTCTACCACCCATTCCAGAACCTTTCCATTGATGAGCGTATGGTGCGCTCCAAGGCCCGCCACAGCCTCAAACAATACATTAAATCCAAGCCCTACAGGTATGGATTCAAGCTGTATGTTTTAGCAGATTCAAGAAATGGCTACACCTGCGACTTCAATGTCTTTATGAGCAAGAACCCATCTGTTTCAGGCAAAGGGGAGAGCTATGATGCTGTCATGGACCTGTTGAATATCCCTCACTTGGGCACTGGGTACCACATTTACGTTGATAATTATTTCACCAGCGCAACTCTCTTCCGTGACCTGTACAAGAACAAATTAGGAGCTTGTGGAACCATACGTGAAAACCGTGTGGGCCTCGCTGGTGTTCAGGAGAACAGTATGCCTCCCAGAGCAAAGAGAGGGACCATCCGCTGGCTTCGTGACGGGGAGCTGCTCTTCACCAAGTGGATGGACGCACGACCAGTCATCATGTGTACCACCATCCATAAAGCCTTTGCAAAGGAGCAGGTGCAACGACGCAAGAGGTTAGAGGATGGAACCTGGACAACAGAGCCTGTACCCGCCCCAGCGCCGATTAAGTCCTACAACAAGTATATGGGGGGTGTGGACCTGTCTGATTCCCTTATCAAATGCTACAGTGTGGCCCAGAAAACCATGAAGTGGTACAAAACCTTCTTCTACCACTTTGTAGATGTTGCTGTGGTGAACAGTTGGCTCATGCACAAGGACATGGCCGTGACAAAGAACACAAAGCCCATGGCCCAAAAACAGTTCAGGGAGAAGCTGTGTTCGCAGCTTGCTGACATTGCATTGAAAGGGGATgttcaggaggagaggggggaggagcagAAGGAACAACCGAGCGAACAGCGAGTGGAAAGGCAGGGTGAAAAGCATGGTGAAAAACAGGATGAAAAGCAGggtgaagaagaggaagaggtggaAGTTGGTTTATTGTGCTGTCCTGTGCCCACAAAAGATCCCATCACTGTTGCGTTGTGTAATAAAGCTTCTGAGGGAAGGAGGCAGTGTCATTTGTGTAAGCACAAGACCATTTGGCAGTGTGAGTCCTGCAAGGTGGCACTCTGCATAATACCAGATAGGAACTGCTTCAGAATATGGCATGTGAAAAAAGACAATGACGAGCAAGATTCAAGTTAA
- the LOC106599148 gene encoding calreticulin, translating to MRGSMLFSALIALASAEPSLYFKEQFEDGDAWTTRWVESSHRSDYGKFVLTPGKFYGDPEKDKGLQTSQDARFYSSSARFEPFSNQGKTLVIQFTVKHEQNIDCGGGYIKLFPADLDQADMHGDSKYNIMFGPDICGPGTKKVHVIINYKGKNHLISKDVRCKDDEYTHLYTLILNPDNTYEVKIDNKKVESGSLEEDWDILPPKKVKDPEAVKPDDWDERERVEDPDDKKPEDWDRPENIADPDAKKPEDWDNEMDGEWEPPMVSNPDYKGEWKPRKIDNPDYKGKWVHPEIDNPEYSADSEIYRFDSIGVIGLDLWQVKSGTIFDNFLITDDATLAEEVGNETWGQTKDPEKKMKVSQEEQERKKLEAEEMGRKEQTKDEPEEEEEEEEEKEEELEDREEEEEGTGAEEEEEETDSIKDEL from the exons ATGCGAGGGTCGATGCTATTCAGTGCACTGATTGCACTAGCCAGTGCCGAACCATCGCTGTATTTTAAAGAGCAGTTTGAAGATGGGG ATGCTTGGACTACCCGGTGGGTTGAATCCAGCCATAGGTCTGACTACGGGAAATTTGTCCTGACACCTGGGAAATTCTATGGAGATCCAGAGAAAGACAAAG GTCTCCAGACCAGCCAGGATGCCCGCTTCTACTCTTCTTCTGCTCGATTTGAGCCCTTCAGCAACCAGGGCAAGACCCTGGTGATCCAGTTCACTGTGAAGCACGAGCAGAACATCGACTGTGGGGGAGGCTACATCAAACTATTCCCCGCTGACCTCGACCAGGCAGACATGCATGGAGACTCCAAATACAACATCATGTTCG GTCCAGACATCTGTGGCCCAGGTACCAAGAAAGTTCATGTCATTATCAACTACAAGGGCAAGAATCACCTCATCAGCAAGGACGTCAGGTGCAAG GATGATGAGTACACTCATCTGTACACTCTGATCCTGAACCCTGACAACACGTACGAGGTGAAGATTGACAACAAGAAAGTGGAGTCTGGAAGTCTGGAGGAGGACTGGGATATTTTGCCCCCTAAGAAGGTCAAGGACCCAGAGGCTGTGAAGCCAGACGACTGGgacgagagggagagggtggaggacCCCGACGATAAGAAACCAGAG GACTGGGATAGGCCAGAGAACATTGCTGACCCTGACGCTAAGAAGCCTGAGGATTGGGACAATGAGATGGACGGTGAATGGGAGCCACCCATGGTCTCCAACCCTGACTATAAG GGTGAATGGAAACCCCGGAAGATCGATAACCCTGACTACAAGGGCAAATGGGTGCATCCTGAGATTGACAATCCAGAATACAGCGCAGACTCTGAAATATACAGATTCGACAGCATCGGCGTCATTGGTCTGGACCTGTGGCAG GTGAAATCTGGGACCATCTTCGATAACTTCCTGATCACAGACGACGCTACGCTGGCAGAAGAGGTTGGCAATGAGACCTGGGGTCAGACTAAG GATCCAGAGAAAAAGATGAAGGTGTCccaggaggaacaggagaggaagaAACTAGAGGcggaagagatggggaggaaaGAGCAGACAAAAGACGAgcctgaagaagaggaggaggaggaagaagaaaagGAGGAAGAGTTAGAGGACcgtgaagaggaagaagaagggactggagcagaggaagaagaggaggaaacagaCTCTATAAAGGATGAACTTTAG
- the LOC106599149 gene encoding piggyBac transposable element-derived protein 4 isoform X1 — protein MMEQKEVPDTIGQARHSLFGCNNKRGDKRQRENSTDEDGGEVQENDWDENYECDSNISYFEDEMDQLLDLEENKDCWTEPLETVDGNGAAVTETRGRDDSPPKATVSSQSRVRFPSSSSLIDSDFKEALDQLLDQEEDEDSWTEPSETVDGNDSLSNGTDSSQPRVRGSFPLSTEASESSGEDEDTFSFETEAIETRASNKRKTISSPKGTQKKRRKKARPPSSPLWLSSPAKSRRNAHAATPLIIGSERRWKTEDEPDQEPKLFPFEPARTPGPQLDTSKNYTVLELFQLFFSNDVVDTLCSNTNKNAKRRHEQGFKPVSVEEMYNYLSIVIYMGLLNVHTVSDYWVPNRLYGIPFCRTVMTMTRFRAITYSLHMSDPAEDEENDKKKGTAGYDRLMRIKPLKDQILAACRAFYHPFQNLSIDERMVRSKARHSLKQYIKSKPYRYGFKLYVLADSRNGYTCDFNVFMSKNPSVSGKGESYDAVMDLLNIPHLGTGYHIYVDNYFTSATLFRDLYKNKLGACGTIRENRVGLAGVQENSMPPRAKRGTIRWLRDGELLFTKWMDARPVIMCTTIHKAFAKEQVQRRKRLEDGTWTTEPVPAPAPIKSYNKYMGGVDLSDSLIKCYSVAQKTMKWYKTFFYHFVDVAVVNSWLMHKDMAVTKNTKPMAQKQFREKLCSQLADIALKGDVQEERGEEQKEQPSEQRVERQGEKHGEKQDEKQGEEEEEVEVGLLCCPVPTKDPITVALCNKASEGRRQCHLCKHKTIWQCESCKVALCIIPDRNCFRIWHVKKDNDEQDSS, from the exons ATGATGGAGCAGAAGGAAGTGCCGGACACAATTGGTCAGGCCAGACACTCTCTCTTTGGATGCAACAACAAGAG GGGGGATAAAAGGCAACGAGAAAACAGTACTGACGAGGATGGAGGGGAAGTACAAGAGAATGACTGGGATGAAAACTATGAATGTGACAGCAACATATCATATTTCGAAGATGAGATGGATCAACTTTTGGACCT AGAGGAAAATAAAGACTGTTGGACAGAACCTTTAGAGACTGTAGACGGCAATGGGGCAGCAGTTAcagagactagagggagggatGACTCCCCTCCCAAAGCGacagtctcttcacagtccagagTAAGGTTTCCCTCGTCTTCCTCCTTAATAGATTCCGATTTCAAAGAAGCGTTGGATCAACTTTTGGACCA AGAGGAAGATGAAGACAGTTGGACAGAACCTTCAGAGACTGTAGATGGGAATGATTCCCTGTCCAATGGGACAGACTCTTCACAGCCCAGAGTAAGaggttccttccctctctccactgagGCTTCAGAGTCCAGTGGGGAGGATGAAGACACATTTTCCTTTGAGACAGAAGCCATAGAGACCAGAGCTTCAAACAAGAGAAAAACCATCTCCAGCCCTAAAGGAACACAGAAAAAGAGGAGAAAGAAGGCCAGgcctccatcctctccccttTGGTTATCCAGCCCTGCCAAATCCAGAAGGAACGCTCATGCAGCCACACCTCTTATCATTGGGTCAGAGAGGAGGTGGAAGACTGAGGATGAACCAGACCAAGAGCCTAAACTGTTCCCCTTTGAACCAGCTAGGACTCCAGGACCCCAGCTGGACACTTCAAAGAACTACACTGTTCTAGAGCTCTTCCAGCTCTTCTTCAGTAATGACGTTGTTGATACTCTCTGCTCAAACACCAACAAGAATGCCAAGAGAAGACATGAACAGGGATTTAAACCTGTATCTGTGGAGGAAATGTACAACTACCTCAGCATTGTAATCTATATGGGTCTGCTGAATGTGCACACTGTATCAGACTACTGGGTCCCGAACAGGTTGTATGGTATTCCTTTTTGCCGTACAGTCATGACTATGACAAGATTTCGGGCGATCACCTATTCACTGCACATGAGTGACCCAGCAGAAGATGAGGAAAACGACAAGAAGAAGGGGACTGCGGGGTATGATCGGCTCATGAGAATCAAACCTCTCAAAGACCAGATATTGGCGGCATGCAGAGCCTTCTACCACCCATTCCAGAACCTTTCCATTGATGAGCGTATGGTGCGCTCCAAGGCCCGCCACAGCCTCAAACAATACATTAAATCCAAGCCCTACAGGTATGGATTCAAGCTGTATGTTTTAGCAGATTCAAGAAATGGCTACACCTGCGACTTCAATGTCTTTATGAGCAAGAACCCATCTGTTTCAGGCAAAGGGGAGAGCTATGATGCTGTCATGGACCTGTTGAATATCCCTCACTTGGGCACTGGGTACCACATTTACGTTGATAATTATTTCACCAGCGCAACTCTCTTCCGTGACCTGTACAAGAACAAATTAGGAGCTTGTGGAACCATACGTGAAAACCGTGTGGGCCTCGCTGGTGTTCAGGAGAACAGTATGCCTCCCAGAGCAAAGAGAGGGACCATCCGCTGGCTTCGTGACGGGGAGCTGCTCTTCACCAAGTGGATGGACGCACGACCAGTCATCATGTGTACCACCATCCATAAAGCCTTTGCAAAGGAGCAGGTGCAACGACGCAAGAGGTTAGAGGATGGAACCTGGACAACAGAGCCTGTACCCGCCCCAGCGCCGATTAAGTCCTACAACAAGTATATGGGGGGTGTGGACCTGTCTGATTCCCTTATCAAATGCTACAGTGTGGCCCAGAAAACCATGAAGTGGTACAAAACCTTCTTCTACCACTTTGTAGATGTTGCTGTGGTGAACAGTTGGCTCATGCACAAGGACATGGCCGTGACAAAGAACACAAAGCCCATGGCCCAAAAACAGTTCAGGGAGAAGCTGTGTTCGCAGCTTGCTGACATTGCATTGAAAGGGGATgttcaggaggagaggggggaggagcagAAGGAACAACCGAGCGAACAGCGAGTGGAAAGGCAGGGTGAAAAGCATGGTGAAAAACAGGATGAAAAGCAGggtgaagaagaggaagaggtggaAGTTGGTTTATTGTGCTGTCCTGTGCCCACAAAAGATCCCATCACTGTTGCGTTGTGTAATAAAGCTTCTGAGGGAAGGAGGCAGTGTCATTTGTGTAAGCACAAGACCATTTGGCAGTGTGAGTCCTGCAAGGTGGCACTCTGCATAATACCAGATAGGAACTGCTTCAGAATATGGCATGTGAAAAAAGACAATGACGAGCAAGATTCAAGTTAA